The genome window catattttcgagAGAAAAAAGGAACTTGAACTTAGGTTTTgttataattaatttatttttcttggtGTAACTTTGTGGTATGACTTTATCATGGTGAAGGTAGACAgctgaaattgttattttttctgtttctttttcttatcacATTTTACAAACATTTTGGCGTTTTTTCAACTTCCTAAAAACACGTaagttataaaaaaactttgaatttaacaAGGAAAATCTTAAAGccactttctcttttttggagcaatcaaaaatttaaaaaaggaaaaaaatgtggatttttttatttttttctcttattatttgtggaaaaattttgtaaaattttcattaaaaaattattcagaaatttttagcgaaaaatcacaatttgtaaattttataaatgtatgattttctgataatttttaataaaataacattttcataataatataaatttgtgaatttggaaaaaaaacagttataatttttttttgcaaaatttagaCTTTAAAGTACAATACAAtggtatttaaaattgaaaaatttaaattaaatcaattttgacaagaattcaaattttcgaattttaacacaatttcaatttattttaaataatttacgCAAAACCTAAATGATTGAAATGTTAGGCGAATGTTCAACTATGtgaattttataaactttgccaaaaagtcaaatttgtCACAATTCGgcgtaaaattcaaaatttcaattttaataaaaaatttcaaaaaataaaagaaagtaaagaatacaattttcgtattttaacGAAAAGTGTAGcatgttgaaattttataaactttggaaaaaatctaaattttcaaatatttcacgggtaaattcaatttttaggaagACATATGTCAAAACTTcagttctcaattttttccagtaacaaaaaataacaaaaaaatcaataaaaaatatgaatttcaaattatcaacTTTTCAGCGACCCACCCATGATCTTCACCATTTCCAACAATACCTATCAAATCTGGCTCCCAATTTTCACCCTAAACGATGTTGCCTacaatcaaaaattctatCAATTCCTCCTGATATTCGAGCTTCTCCTCTCCCTTACCGTACTCGTATTTACCATAACCTCCGGATTCATAATTCTAACCAGAACCGCcttccacaaaaatttcaactccCTTATAGCAATCGTAGTGTTGAGTTGGCTATTTTCAGCCGCCGGAAAGCTACTTTTAACCCCttattttattggtttttgggTAATCGAGCCAGTGACACGTGGCCTACCATGGTGGACTTGTGACGTGGCAAAAATGGCCCGACTAGATTCTATTAGTAGTGCATGGCCCCTGTTCTTGGGTGGAGCACTTACCTGGTACTATATGTCAATTCTCACAACATGTCTAATAACATTGTCAATCGAACGAGTCTGTGCGAgcttttttatcaaaaattatgaaaatacaCGGAGAACTTATCTActggcgctgctaattttatttcaacaaatattaatatttcttCTGGgctactttttatttttcaaccttATACATTTTATTACAATTGTCAGTGTTCTTGTTGGGCTCAATGTTTTGGCGATGATGGTATTTTGTATCAATCGCTGGTATAATTTGAAAGTTCTTCGGGAATTTGAACAAAGACCGCGGGAAAGTGCAAAGCATTATACATTGCCTGTCAGGTTTCAGGCGAAAGAGAATTTGAGAGTTTTTAATGTGAGTTTGGAGAATTTGATAAagattttacagaaatttttggcaacttctgTTAATTTTATATGACCTATTTGGGAAACTTGCGCCAgactaaacctaagcctaatcccAAGTCTAAGCTTAAAcataagcctaatcctaagcctaaccttaagcctaaccctaagtAGAAGCCtcggcctaagcctaagcctaagcctaaaaaaatgaaaaaaacgctATAAACCCAAGCCTAAATAGCTAACGCTCGCCATTGACGCCAAGCCAAAgcagaggtgggcggatattttttcggatattttctaataatgaatttatcaataagtattgatgtagttattctggaagaaatgtatccgaaccaaagagtaactattaagcaacattttaatatgataaaacctagaaaaattctacaagttttccttaccgagaccttaaaacttattagccgagcaacatcggatatcggatattacggaaattacggatatcggataatggacttgcatatcgtttatacagaaaacttgtagaatttttctaggttttatcatattaaaatgttgcttaatagttactcttttgttcggatatatttcttccagaataactacatcaatacttattgataaattcattattagaaaatatccgaaaaaaatatccgcccacctctgagccgaagcctcagcctaagcctgagcctaacaataaacctaagcctaagcctaagcttaagcctaagcctaaacctaagcctgaattcaaaaaatgccaataattgttttttctaatattcaaacatttctcaattttcagctcaccGCCAGAGTATTTGTTGTTGGCTTTTTTCTTATAATCCTTGGTTTCACATTTTGTGTCATGATAACTTTTGAGTGGGCCCCGTCACTGGAAAcattgctcattttttgcttCGAGAATCTTATACACTTGTAAGTTAAATAAGCAGCGGACCTTTCCCGGGTAACTCAAACATTTTGATCTCATTCCAGAAACCCTCTTATCATCAACGCTGTGCTAATTCTATCCGTTAGCACTTGGAGCAAAGCACTGCCCAATTCCCGGctcttcagaaaaatctcCCTTATTAAAGTTCACCCAATAGTTCCGAATCACAGTCAGCAACAGGAAACTGACACGTATTTTTCACAACTTCATAGTGTCTGGGAGAAGAAAGTTAACGTTTTGTGAACTTTATTTGTGCTTTTTTCGggtattcaaataaaacatttctggtttttttttaaatgttagctgtaaatttttcttttctcagatagagttttttttttggattttcagataaagtggggtactttttcaattgcattttcttgaaaattactggtttttgatatttttcgggaaatctaataatctttttttctgacGTAACATAGTAATTTCAGGTGcgtattattatttttttaagagctaaaatttttc of Caenorhabditis elegans chromosome II contains these proteins:
- the sre-56 gene encoding Serpentine Receptor, class E (Epsilon) (Confirmed by transcript evidence), coding for MIFTISNNTYQIWLPIFTLNDVAYNQKFYQFLLIFELLLSLTVLVFTITSGFIILTRTAFHKNFNSLIAIVVLSWLFSAAGKLLLTPYFIGFWVIEPVTRGLPWWTCDVAKMARLDSISSAWPLFLGGALTWYYMSILTTCLITLSIERVCASFFIKNYENTRRTYLLALLILFQQILIFLLGYFLFFNLIHFITIVSVLVGLNVLAMMVFCINRWYNLKVLREFEQRPRESAKHYTLPVRFQAKENLRVFNLTARVFVVGFFLIILGFTFCVMITFEWAPSLETLLIFCFENLIHLNPLIINAVLILSVSTWSKALPNSRLFRKISLIKVHPIVPNHSQQQETDTYFSQLHSVWEKKVNVL